The genomic interval GGGCTTGTAAAGGCGTACTGGTGCGCACCCTGCGGACTTCACAAATCTCTTTCATGGGTGCATCAAAAATGAGCATCGAAGGTGGCGGAATGGTTTTGCGCCAGTAGGTATACAAACTACGCCGGTATAGTTTTTCATCTTTGTCAACAATGTATTCTGTTTCGCCCCGTCCTTTGCGGCCTACAGCTATAGCTTCCCATATCCCTTCCGGCTGATACGGTTTTACGCTGGGGCCACCCATTTCAGGATTCAACAAGCCACTGGAAAATAAAACATTATCCCGGATCATTTCTGTATTGAGGCGGTAACGGAAACTACGGGCCAGCCAGGTATTATCCGGATCGGCTTCCCGTAATTTTGGAGAAGTGGCTGAAGACTGCTGATACGTTGCCGACATCACCATTTTTTTGAGCATGTATTTCATATCCCAGCCTTTTTGCCGGAATTCTACGGCCAGATAATCAAGTAATTCGGGATGAGAAGGCAGGTTTCCCTGATTGCCAAAATCCTCAGAAGAAACGACCAGACCTTTGCCAAACATTTCCTGCCAGAGCCGGTTTACCATTACCCTGGCTGTAAGCGGATGTTTCGGATCAAACAGCCATTTCGTTAATTCCAAGCCGGTTGGTACCATACATGGTAGAATCGTAGGGAAGAATGGCAACTGGTGTATTAGGCCGCACCTCTACTTTCGTAGGTTTGTCGTATTCGCCCCGGTCCAGCACGAATGTTTTGCGGGGTTCATCATCACCCATCACCATTACGGTTACAGTATCTTTAGCACCAATGGTTTTGCCATTGATGAATTTTAATACATCGTTCAGGTCAGACTGGGTAATGGTGATATTAGGTTTGGGCAGTTCGCCATAATTGATCAGGCCTTTTTCTTTTACTTGGTTAAAAAAGGAATAAATTGAATAAAAATCCTTCTGGAGAATAGGATCATATTTGTGATCATGGCAACGGCTGCATTCCACACTTACACCCAGAAAAGCCTTTCCAAAAGTATTGGTCCGGTCTACTACATATTCGGTGCGGTACTCTTCAGGAATCACACCACCTTCCTGGGTGATTTTATGGTTGCGGTTAAAACCACTGGCCAGTATCTGCTCTTTTGTCGCATTGGGTAAGAGATCACCGGCTAATTGCCATGTTACAAATTGATCGTAAGGTAAATTTTTATTGAAGGCATGAATTACCCAATCCCGCCAGGGCCACATCACCCTGGGCAGATCATCCTGGTAGCCATGCGAATCGCCATACCGGGCCACATCCAGCCAGTAATTGGCCCAGCGTTCGCCGTAGGCCGGAGAAGCCAGCAACTGGTCTATTACTTTTTCAAAAGCTTTGGGAGATTCATCCTGTAAAAAAGCATCTACCTGCGTCATAGTAGGTGGAAGACCAGTCAGGTCAAAGCTTACCCGGCGGATGAGCCTTTCTTTATGGGCGGGGTCATTCGGCTTTAGTCCTTTTTCTTTGAGCTTTGCAAAAATAAAACGGTCAATTTCATTATGTTCCCAGCCATCGGGTGATGGTTCAGGAAGCGGCGATTGTTGAGGGGGAATAAATGCCCAGTGTTTTTTATATTCAGCGCCTTGCTCGATCCATTTTTTAAGTATTTCTTTTTCGGGTTCACTCAGTTCCAGATTTGATTCTACAGGCGGCATCCGAAATTTTGGGTCTTCAGCAAAAATCCGTTTGAGCAGCACACTCTGGGCTACATTGCCCCGCACAATGGCAAAAGCATGCGGATCGGATTTTAAGGCCATTAATGCGCCCTCTTCGGTGTCGAGCCGCAAGCCAGATTCCCGTTTATTAGCATCCGGACCATGGCAGGCAAAACACTTATCAGACAGAATGGGCTTTACATGATAATTAAAGTCGATTTTACCTGAATTAGCAGCCAACGGGAGCGTAGTCTCCTGAGAATTTTTTAAACATCCTTGCCACAGGATAGCACTTACAAAAAAGAGGAGAATAAATATTTTAACTGGCTTCATAGTGGCTGGAAG from Rhodocytophaga rosea carries:
- a CDS encoding DUF1549 domain-containing protein — its product is MKPVKIFILLFFVSAILWQGCLKNSQETTLPLAANSGKIDFNYHVKPILSDKCFACHGPDANKRESGLRLDTEEGALMALKSDPHAFAIVRGNVAQSVLLKRIFAEDPKFRMPPVESNLELSEPEKEILKKWIEQGAEYKKHWAFIPPQQSPLPEPSPDGWEHNEIDRFIFAKLKEKGLKPNDPAHKERLIRRVSFDLTGLPPTMTQVDAFLQDESPKAFEKVIDQLLASPAYGERWANYWLDVARYGDSHGYQDDLPRVMWPWRDWVIHAFNKNLPYDQFVTWQLAGDLLPNATKEQILASGFNRNHKITQEGGVIPEEYRTEYVVDRTNTFGKAFLGVSVECSRCHDHKYDPILQKDFYSIYSFFNQVKEKGLINYGELPKPNITITQSDLNDVLKFINGKTIGAKDTVTVMVMGDDEPRKTFVLDRGEYDKPTKVEVRPNTPVAILPYDSTMYGTNRLGINEMAV
- a CDS encoding DUF1553 domain-containing protein; the encoded protein is MVPTGLELTKWLFDPKHPLTARVMVNRLWQEMFGKGLVVSSEDFGNQGNLPSHPELLDYLAVEFRQKGWDMKYMLKKMVMSATYQQSSATSPKLREADPDNTWLARSFRYRLNTEMIRDNVLFSSGLLNPEMGGPSVKPYQPEGIWEAIAVGRKGRGETEYIVDKDEKLYRRSLYTYWRKTIPPPSMLIFDAPMKEICEVRRVRTSTPLQALNLLNDPQVLEASRVLASQLLEEKSLSTEQKIEKAFRKIVIRKPQSKEIEVLMASYSEEQARFKKDPSLARKLLKVGAYPQKETLDQVECAALMHVVSIIYNLDETISKS